The following proteins are co-located in the Bdellovibrionales bacterium genome:
- a CDS encoding DUF87 domain-containing protein — MKVGFSGLFILSGVFEQFSDVAPMIQAAALPYFLFPLLGVSILHMSPLLAKAILKASEDRIPLEDEILIGHKIGNKNEPVYLTKANLNYHVQLIGGSGAGKTTLIQVILKSLIPKKMGIIFVDLKADFDTIQWIKNEAQRSDRLKDLEFFCLTQHKISKPYNPIKHGTPQEILSQIMNSLDWSEEYYKKTASRALSDLLLALCQIRDQEVFHSLSQIWLTISLILMNLKLWPSLNFWTMKQKKLSEIELSP; from the coding sequence TTGAAGGTAGGATTTTCAGGTCTATTTATCTTGTCAGGCGTTTTTGAACAATTCTCAGACGTCGCTCCCATGATTCAGGCCGCAGCTCTCCCCTATTTCCTTTTCCCACTGTTAGGAGTCTCCATTCTCCACATGTCTCCCCTTTTGGCGAAAGCCATTCTTAAGGCTTCAGAAGATCGGATTCCTCTTGAGGACGAAATTTTGATCGGTCACAAAATTGGAAACAAAAATGAGCCTGTCTATTTAACCAAGGCCAATCTCAATTATCATGTTCAGCTCATCGGCGGCAGTGGTGCTGGAAAAACCACCTTGATTCAGGTCATTCTCAAAAGTCTGATACCAAAAAAAATGGGCATCATCTTTGTCGATCTCAAAGCCGACTTTGATACGATTCAATGGATCAAAAATGAAGCCCAAAGATCTGATCGATTGAAAGATCTCGAATTCTTCTGTCTCACTCAGCATAAAATTTCAAAGCCCTACAATCCCATCAAACACGGCACACCTCAGGAAATTCTCTCTCAGATCATGAACTCACTCGATTGGTCTGAGGAATATTATAAGAAAACCGCCTCCCGAGCTCTCTCAGATCTTCTCTTAGCTCTTTGTCAAATCAGAGATCAGGAGGTGTTCCATTCACTCTCTCAGATTTGGCTCACTATCTCTCTCATCCTGATGAACTTGAAACTTTGGCCGTCTCTGAATTTTTGGACAATGAAACAAAAGAAACTCTCAGAAATAGAGCTGAGTCCCTAA
- a CDS encoding TraM recognition domain-containing protein yields the protein MAVSEFLDNETKETLRNRAESLREKDGSRQISGLLSDLINIYRSSAGPLIGKESLSPSAIDLKETIKQGKITYFLLNSMADKASCTQLGKLVLQDLIRSVGQIYDEVPEKDRHPCLLIVDEFASFATDNFIDLLNRARGAKLGIMVAHQSRGSHESLPTFCDQLERNCNTKLIFGTDSPDDAEYFASMAGTRSIQKSTVRYKQGLLWDQNTGEKSVRDTEEFVVHPNQIRQLGQGQVLKISRLLSAEVVITNVTPPSDNAARPKNSLGNFLLHKLFFVRLN from the coding sequence TTGGCCGTCTCTGAATTTTTGGACAATGAAACAAAAGAAACTCTCAGAAATAGAGCTGAGTCCCTAAGAGAAAAAGACGGATCGCGGCAAATTTCAGGACTTCTCTCCGATCTTATCAATATATATAGATCCTCAGCCGGCCCCCTCATCGGAAAAGAATCTCTCTCCCCTTCAGCCATTGATCTGAAAGAGACCATCAAACAAGGCAAAATCACCTACTTTCTTCTCAACTCCATGGCCGACAAAGCGTCTTGCACCCAACTTGGAAAATTAGTTCTTCAAGATCTCATCAGATCCGTAGGTCAAATCTATGACGAGGTCCCTGAAAAAGATCGACACCCCTGTCTATTAATCGTCGATGAGTTCGCAAGCTTTGCCACAGACAATTTCATCGATCTTCTCAATAGAGCCAGAGGAGCAAAACTTGGAATCATGGTGGCCCACCAATCCCGAGGATCTCATGAAAGTCTCCCCACTTTTTGTGATCAATTAGAAAGAAACTGCAATACCAAACTGATTTTCGGAACCGACAGCCCCGATGACGCCGAGTACTTTGCCTCCATGGCCGGAACTCGAAGCATACAAAAATCAACGGTGCGTTATAAACAAGGACTACTTTGGGATCAAAATACAGGTGAAAAATCAGTCAGGGACACTGAGGAATTTGTCGTGCACCCAAATCAAATCCGACAACTCGGACAAGGACAGGTGTTGAAGATTTCGCGATTGCTAAGTGCCGAGGTTGTGATCACCAATGTTACCCCACCATCAGATAACGCTGCACGACCGAAGAATAGTCTAGGAAATTTTTTACTTCACAAACTTTTTTTTGTTCGCTTAAATTAG
- a CDS encoding AAA family ATPase: MTPKMTAKDAAEFLGISLQGINKALKSRDVTFKKSANRIYFSHDAARKRFQLPVKQKTLAFQVVKGGTGKTAIGLNVAIRASLYGLRVLCIDIDQQGNLTNLLGIDGEEYKCMFDALTDPKLVF; encoded by the coding sequence ATGACGCCTAAGATGACCGCTAAAGATGCCGCAGAATTTCTTGGGATATCTCTTCAAGGGATTAACAAAGCCTTGAAATCTAGAGATGTGACCTTCAAGAAATCAGCTAACAGAATATACTTCAGTCATGATGCAGCAAGAAAACGTTTTCAGCTGCCCGTAAAACAGAAGACCCTTGCGTTTCAAGTTGTAAAAGGTGGAACCGGAAAAACTGCAATTGGGCTAAACGTGGCGATAAGAGCGTCTCTGTACGGTCTACGAGTGCTCTGCATTGACATTGACCAACAAGGAAACCTTACGAATCTTCTTGGAATTGACGGTGAAGAATACAAATGCATGTTTGATGCTCTTACCGATCCAAAATTAGTTTTCTGA
- a CDS encoding ParA family protein, with protein MDNALLENTLVIKKIRLDKVYEQRIKDVKDQYDLIVLDCPPALGANNAAAALASDLVVCVVDPDSNAIKGLLYSYQEITRLAEDNERTIPVKIVLNKFDKRTSLSHDTLEKLIKHEVFGPMLYKSYVGTNQQIPNASASLTSILTHSKTLALRWT; from the coding sequence TTGGATAATGCTCTCCTTGAAAATACATTGGTTATAAAAAAAATTAGACTCGATAAGGTATATGAGCAAAGAATCAAAGATGTTAAAGATCAATATGATCTAATAGTCCTTGATTGCCCTCCGGCACTAGGCGCTAACAACGCGGCCGCTGCATTAGCTAGCGACTTGGTTGTGTGCGTGGTTGATCCTGATAGCAATGCTATAAAAGGATTGCTGTACTCGTACCAGGAAATAACCCGTCTGGCAGAGGATAACGAACGAACCATACCTGTAAAAATTGTCCTCAATAAGTTTGATAAAAGAACAAGTCTTTCACACGACACGTTGGAAAAATTGATCAAGCATGAGGTTTTTGGTCCCATGCTTTACAAGTCATATGTCGGCACAAATCAGCAAATTCCAAATGCTAGCGCCAGCTTAACATCGATTTTGACTCACTCAAAGACTCTAGCGCTAAGGTGGACATAG